The genomic segment CCCTTGTCGCGGCCCTCACCGACCTGGTGCACCGGCAGGTTGCCCACCTGGTGCTCATCGGCGAGGGCGCCGAGCGCATTGCGAGCGCCTGGAATGGGGTTCCGACCACTCGCGGCGCGAGCCTCCCTTCGGCCGTCAGCGCCGCGTTCGCGCTCGCTCGGGCGCCCGGACCCGCCGGGGCGGCCGCGCCCGGCGTGGTGCTCTTCTCGCCGGGATGCGCTTCGTTCGATATGTTCCGTGACTACGAGGACCGTGGCCGGCAGTTCAAGGCCGAGGTCGAGCAGCTCAGAAGCCGGGAGGAAGGCAGGTGAATCGTGGGGACCGCTGGTTGCTGATCCTGCCGCTGCTGCTCACCGCGGTCGGCGTGATCATGGTGTATTCCTCGAGTGCGATCCTCGGCATCACGCGCTACCACGACCCCGACTACTTCCTGCAACGCCAGTTGATGCGCGCCGGACTCGGGGTGGTGGTACTGCTGGTGTTCGCGAAGCTGCGGCTGCGCGCGATCGAGCGCGCGGCGCCGGTGTTCTTCGTGCTCGCCGGGCTCGGGCTCGCGGTTGTGGTGGTGGCGGGCCACATGTCGAACGGCGCCACGCGGTGGCTCAAGCTCGGATTCCTCACGCTGCAACCGACCGACCTGGCGCGGCTCGCGGCGGTCGTGATGCTGGCGTGGTGGCTGCGGCGCAATCCGCCTGACGAGCACGGCTTCTGGCGTGGCGTTGCGGCACCGCTCGGACTGGCCGGCGTGCTCGCGGGTCTCATCCTGCTGCAGCCGAACCTGAGCAGCGCGGCGCTGCTGGGGCTGACGGCGATGGGCATGCTGGTGCTCGCGGGTGCGCGCGGACGACACCTGGCGATTCCGGTCGGGGTCGGTGCGGCGGCCGCCGCCTGCATGCTCCTGACGCACCCCTATCAGATGAAACGCGTCACCACGTTCGCGAACTTCCTGTTGCGCGGCGAGCTGGATGCGCGCGGCGCGGGCTGGCAGCTCGATCAGTCGCTGATCGCGCTCGGATCGGGCGGCTGGCTCGGTCGCGGGCTCGGCAACGGACTTCAGAAGTATCTGTTTCTACCCGAGGCGCACACCGACTTCATCTTCTCGATTCTCGGCGAAGAGCTCGGCTTCGTCGGAACCACGTTCATGATCGCTGCACTCGCGATCTATCTGTGGCGCGGCATGCGGGCGACCGCACGCGCGCACGACACGTTCGCCGGCCTCATTGCCGGCGGCCTGACACTCCAAATCGGTCTCTATGCGCTCGTCAACCTGTCGGTGGCCACCGGGCTCGCGCCCACCACCGGGCTGCCACTGCCGTTCGTTTCGTATGGCGGCTCCGCGCTGCTGGCGAATCTGGCGGCCGCGGGAGTGCTCTATCGGGTGAGTGCGGGAGGCGAGGAGCGGGAAGCGCTCGCGCGACAGCGCTGGGCGCGGGAGGGGACATGAGAGTTCTGATCGCAGGCGGCGGTACGGGGGGCCACGTTTATCCGGGTCTCGCCGTCGCCGAAGAGATTCATCGCCAGCACCCCGACGCCTATGTCGTGTTCGCGGGCGGCCGGCGCGGGCTCGAGGCGCAGGCGGTTCCCGAAGCCGGATTCGCATTGCGGTTCGTGACCGTTCAGGGGCTGCCGCGGCGTCAGTGGTGGCGCTGGCCGGGCGCTCTGCTCGCCAATGCCGTCGGGCTGGTCCAGGCGTTGATCGTGGTGCTGACCGAGCGCCCCGACGTGGTGTTGGGAACCGGCGGCTACGCGAGCGGACCCATCGCGCTCGCTGCCTTTCTGACCGGACGGCCGCTGGTGCTGCAGGAACAGAACAGCGTTCCGGGGCTCGCGAACCGGTGGCTCGCGCGGCTCGCCAGCGAGGTGCATCTGGCGTTCACCGAGTCGCGTGCGTACTTCGATCGCAAGGACAACCTTCGCATCACCGGCAATCCGGTGCGCTCCTTCATCCTGAGCGGCGACCGTGGCCACGGCCTGCGGCACTTCGGACTCGCCGACGACAAGCTGACGGTCTTCGTGTTCGGCGGCAGCCGCGGAGCGCGGCGCATCAACGAGGCGACGATCGACGCGATGCGGCGGCTCAAGGGTCGCGTCGACGTTCAGTTCATCCTGCAGACCGGCCGCGAAGACTTCGACAACGCGCGCACCTCGGTCGAGCGCGAGGGCCTGCCGGCGCGCGTGATGCCGTTCCTCAAGGACATCCATCTGGCCTACGCGGCGGCCGACCTGCTGGTGTGCCGCGCGGGCGCCATGACGCTGGCGGAGATCGCGGCATGCGGCACCCCTTCGATCCTGGTGCCGTATCCGTTCGCGGCGCACAACCATCAGGAGATCAACGCCGAGAATCTGGTCGAGCGCGGCGCGGCCACGCTCATCAAGGACGCCGACCTCGACGGCGAACGACTGGCGCGCGAGATCGCGCACCTGTTGTCGGATCGCCAGCTGCTGCGGAAGATGTCGGCTCACGCACGCACATTCGCGCGGCTCGACGCGGCGGAGCGGATCGTCCGCAGTCTCGACCGGCTGGCCGGCGGTGATCCCGCCGGCGACAACGGTGCGACCGATCACACGCAGGACGAGGGAGCCGCCTAATGTACGGGCGTACCCATCGCATCCACCTGATCGGGATCGGCGGCTCCGGCATGTGCGGCATCGCCGAGGTACTGCTCACCATGGGCTATCAGGTCTCGGGCAGCGACATGAAGGCCTCGGACGTGACCGATCGACTGGTGAGCCTCGGCGGCCGGGTGTTCGTCGGACACGCCGCGAGCAACATGGAGGGTGCGGACGTGGTGGTGTTCTCGACCGCGGTCCCGGCCGACAATCCGGAGCTGGTCGAGGCGCGACGACTCGGGGTGCCGGTGATCGGACGCGCGGAGATGCTCGCCGAGCTCATGCGCATGAAGTACGGCATCGCGGTCGGCGGCGCGCACGGCAAGACCACCACGACTTCGATGGTCGCCGCGGTGCTCGCGCGCGGCGGACTCGATCCCACCATCGTGGTCGGCGGTCGTCTGCGCGCGCTCGGGACCCATGCGCGGCTCGGGCACGGCCAATTCCTGGTCGCGGAAGCCGACGAGAGCGACGGATCGTTCCTGCGCCTGTCGCCGGCGCTGACGGTGATCACGAACATCGATCGCGAACACCTCGACCACTACGGAAGCCTCGAAGAAGTGCGGCAGGCGTTCGTCTATTTCGCCAATCGTGTGCCGTTCTATGGCGTGACGGTCCTGTGCATCGACGACCCGGAGGTGCGGGAAATCCTCCCGCGCGTCACCAAGCGGGTGCTGCGCTACGGCCTCGGCCCCGACGCGGAGTTGCGCGCCACCGACATCGAGCTGCTTCCGCACGGTTCGCGATTCACGGTGGCGTCGAATGGGCGCGTGCTCGGTGTGATCGAGATGCAGGTGCCGGGGCAGCACAACGTCTTGAATGCGCTGGCCGCGATCGGGGTGGGGCTCGAAATCGAGATCGGCTTCGCGCACATCGCCGAGGGTCTGGCGGATTTTCACGGCGTCGCGCGGCGCTTCGAGACGCGCGGCGAGCAGGCGGGTGTGCGGGTGGTCGACGACTATGCGCACCATCCGACCGAGATTGCGGCGACCCTGGCAGCGGCACGCGGACTTGGAGGGCGAAGACTGGTATTATTCCAGCCGCATCGGTTCAGCCGGACCCAGGCGCTCGCACGGGAGTTCGGCGGAGTCTGGAAGGATGCGGATCACGTGTGGGTGCTGGACGTCTACGCCGCGGGCGAGAAGCCGCTCGCGGGCGTCAGCGGCAGGACGGTGGTCGAGAGTGCCGAGGCTCAGGGCGCGAAGCAGGTGCGGTTCGCTCCGGACGCGGCGGCAGCGGTGCGCGAGATCGAACTCGAAGCGCGGGCCGGAGACGTGGTGTTGACGCTCGGCGCCGGTGACGTGTGGAAGCTGGCGGATGAAATCTTGAAGGGGCTCTCGAGGCGCCAGGAGGCGCCTTCCGGGGAGCCGATTCGGCGCGGCGGCTGATCGCACCGAACGCGAGGGAACGCACCGGGGCTCGAACCCCGGGGAGGCCTGGATGCCGACGTATCAGGGACGCGCACTGAACCGGGAGCCCCGCTCCCGACGCCCGCTCGTGCGGCTCGTGCGACTCGGCCAGGTGCTCGGTGTCCTCACCGCACTCGCGCTGCTCCTCCAGATGCCGTGGAGCGTGTTACGCAAGCGATTCGCGGTGGTCGACCACGTGCGGGTGCGAGGTGCCCACTACCTGGACCCGGTCGCGGTCGCCGAGGCGGCGGGAGTTCGGAAAGGCGACGACCTGATCGCGTTCGATCCGCGCCGCGCCCGACAGTCGCTGCGACTCCATTCCCGCATCGCCGACGCGCGCGTCAGCCGCCTGCTTCGCGACGTGGTGATCGAGGTCAACGAACGCGAGCCGGTGCTGCTCGTCCAGCACGGCGCGCCGT from the Candidatus Eisenbacteria bacterium genome contains:
- a CDS encoding UDP-N-acetylmuramate--L-alanine ligase; translated protein: MYGRTHRIHLIGIGGSGMCGIAEVLLTMGYQVSGSDMKASDVTDRLVSLGGRVFVGHAASNMEGADVVVFSTAVPADNPELVEARRLGVPVIGRAEMLAELMRMKYGIAVGGAHGKTTTTSMVAAVLARGGLDPTIVVGGRLRALGTHARLGHGQFLVAEADESDGSFLRLSPALTVITNIDREHLDHYGSLEEVRQAFVYFANRVPFYGVTVLCIDDPEVREILPRVTKRVLRYGLGPDAELRATDIELLPHGSRFTVASNGRVLGVIEMQVPGQHNVLNALAAIGVGLEIEIGFAHIAEGLADFHGVARRFETRGEQAGVRVVDDYAHHPTEIAATLAAARGLGGRRLVLFQPHRFSRTQALAREFGGVWKDADHVWVLDVYAAGEKPLAGVSGRTVVESAEAQGAKQVRFAPDAAAAVREIELEARAGDVVLTLGAGDVWKLADEILKGLSRRQEAPSGEPIRRGG
- the ftsW gene encoding putative lipid II flippase FtsW; its protein translation is MNRGDRWLLILPLLLTAVGVIMVYSSSAILGITRYHDPDYFLQRQLMRAGLGVVVLLVFAKLRLRAIERAAPVFFVLAGLGLAVVVVAGHMSNGATRWLKLGFLTLQPTDLARLAAVVMLAWWLRRNPPDEHGFWRGVAAPLGLAGVLAGLILLQPNLSSAALLGLTAMGMLVLAGARGRHLAIPVGVGAAAAACMLLTHPYQMKRVTTFANFLLRGELDARGAGWQLDQSLIALGSGGWLGRGLGNGLQKYLFLPEAHTDFIFSILGEELGFVGTTFMIAALAIYLWRGMRATARAHDTFAGLIAGGLTLQIGLYALVNLSVATGLAPTTGLPLPFVSYGGSALLANLAAAGVLYRVSAGGEEREALARQRWAREGT
- the murG gene encoding undecaprenyldiphospho-muramoylpentapeptide beta-N-acetylglucosaminyltransferase, with amino-acid sequence MRVLIAGGGTGGHVYPGLAVAEEIHRQHPDAYVVFAGGRRGLEAQAVPEAGFALRFVTVQGLPRRQWWRWPGALLANAVGLVQALIVVLTERPDVVLGTGGYASGPIALAAFLTGRPLVLQEQNSVPGLANRWLARLASEVHLAFTESRAYFDRKDNLRITGNPVRSFILSGDRGHGLRHFGLADDKLTVFVFGGSRGARRINEATIDAMRRLKGRVDVQFILQTGREDFDNARTSVEREGLPARVMPFLKDIHLAYAAADLLVCRAGAMTLAEIAACGTPSILVPYPFAAHNHQEINAENLVERGAATLIKDADLDGERLAREIAHLLSDRQLLRKMSAHARTFARLDAAERIVRSLDRLAGGDPAGDNGATDHTQDEGAA